The Primulina eburnea isolate SZY01 chromosome 8, ASM2296580v1, whole genome shotgun sequence genome contains a region encoding:
- the LOC140839074 gene encoding secreted RxLR effector protein 161-like has protein sequence MEESMRGYLPLSHGANLSKSMCPKTDEEIETMSRIPYASVIGSIMYVMISTRPDITYSLGVASRYKSNPDLLHWKAVKDILKYLRRTKNFFLVYGSGELKFKGYTDSSFQSDVDDSKSTSGFVFKPNGGAVSWKSSKQNTTADSTTETEYIAASASVNEGVWMRNFI, from the coding sequence ATGGAGGAGTCAATGAGAGGATATCTCCCATTGTCTCATGGTGCgaatctatccaagtctatgtgtcctaagactgatgaagagatagaaacCATGAGCCGCATTCCATATGCGTCTGTCATAGGCAGTATTATGTATGTTATGATATCTACTCGACCTGATATTACATATTCACTGGGTGTTGCAAGCCGATATAAGTCGAATCCCGATCTACTGCATTGGAAAGCAGTGAAggacattcttaagtacttgagaaggactaagaatttTTTCTTGGTATATGGgagtggagaattaaaatttaaaggctacactgattctagcttccaatcagATGTGGATGATTCCAAATCGACCTCCGGATTTGTATTCAAGcccaatggtggtgctgtctcttggaagagttccaagcaaaaCACCACAGCGGATTCAACCACTGAGACCGAATATATAGCTGCATCTGCTTCAGTAAATGAAggtgtttggatgaggaatttcatCTAA